Proteins encoded in a region of the Bombyx mori chromosome 23, ASM3026992v2 genome:
- the LOC101736634 gene encoding mucin-2 isoform X2, translating into MTYLYGSTLVVLTLLQLCRAEISDSMPDPWYSANVINDGFQPKPISEIFSTESTFSSTNPIIVLPKASSSPQEGTSLLTTLSPSTLKVSSAGTTGDLTETLSIISSTPSTPLYSTEETPQRNPISVQVQTEIKSPILELIQSVQPIQPLLPSASPEQPIQQIQTTDPLLPGVQSIQTTSPQAPQNIQNYPPQQQVAPFVSNQNPSSTIPTTTLSPTTQPLPQVAVQTVSSKVPETLTSTNAFETLSTAKLVASTARTIVTTSNYRATQGVNRKLGTPTAIVQRPPLFPWTIRVVAPVGSITNVKINPTSTTRRPTTTRTRKSKPKRNRYDVCIDSCKGKKEPICGVPISGGHIDPRTLKGFPSVCHMACHNSFRKDTYEKLIDGRCGKLRSRIRIVESNKRLKRPELKKAEYIVENVGPKTIVEFTGLV; encoded by the exons ATGACGTATTTGTACGGGTCCACGCTCGTCGTTTTAACAC tGTTACAACTATGCCGAGCTGAGATATCGGACTCCATGCCAGATCCTTGGTATTCGGCAAATGTCATTAATGATGGATTTCAACCGAAGCCAATTTCGGAAATATTTTCTACCGAATCCACGTTTTCGTCTACAAATCCCATTATTGTTTTACCAAAGGCATCAAGTTCACCTCAGGAAGGGACTAGTCTTTTAACTACGTTGTCTCCATCGACTTTGAAAGTTTCAAGTGCTGGTACTACAGGAGATTTAACGGAAACACTATCTATTATATCATCGACACCATCAACTCCACTATATTCAACAGAAGAAACACCACAACGCAATCCGATCTCAGTTCAAGTACAAACAGAGATAAAAAGCCCCATTTTAGAATTAATACAGTCAGTTCAACCTATTCAGCCATTGCTACCATCCGCGTCTCCGGAGCAACCGATTCAACAAATACAAACAACAGACCCACTTCTGCCAGGAGTGCAATCTATTCAAACGACTTCGCCTCAA GCTCcccaaaatattcaaaattatccaCCTCAACAGCAAGTTGCACCTTTTGTAAGCAATCAAAACCCATCGTCTACAATTCCGACAACAACACTTTCCCCTACCACACAACCATTACCACAAGTAGCAGTTCAAACAGTGTCTTCGAAAGTTCCCGAAACACTAACATCAACAAACGCGTTTGAAACACTTTCGACAGCCAAATTAGTGGCATCAACAGCACGCACCATTGTTACGACTTCTAATTACCGAGCTACACAAGGTGTCAACCGCAAATTGGGAACACCTACTGCTATAGTTCAAAGACCGCCTTTATTCCCATGGACGATCCGCGTTGTAGCCCCAGTTGGATCGATCACAAATGTGAAGATAAATCCCACAAGCACGACAAGAAGACCCACTACGACCCGAACCCGAAAGTCAAAGCCTAAACGCAATAGATATGATGTTTGCATCGATTCGTGCAAAGGAAAGAAAGAACCTATTTGTGGTGTGCCCATTTCTGGCGGACACATAGACCCGAGGACTCTCAAGGGTTTCCCGTCCGTATGTCACATGGCTTGCCACAATTCCTTTAGGAAAGATA CATACGAAAAATTGATAGACGGCAGATGCGGAAAGCTACGTTCACGAATTCGAATTGTAGAATCTAACAAGAGACTGAAGAGGCCGGAATTGAAAAAGGCCGAGTATATTGTGGAAAATGTCGGTCCGAAGACCATCGTTGAGTTTACAGGCTTAGTTTAG
- the LOC101736634 gene encoding uncharacterized protein LOC101736634 isoform X1 yields MTYLYGSTLVVLTLLQLCRAEISDSMPDPWYSANVINDGFQPKPISEIFSTESTFSSTNPIIVLPKASSSPQEGTSLLTTLSPSTLKVSSAGTTGDLTETLSIISSTPSTPLYSTEETPQRNPISVQVQTEIKSPILELIQSVQPIQPLLPSASPEQPIQQIQTTDPLLPGVQSIQTTSPQVSTVSTGIPIQPTEQTQQTRLSQAQTQNQQIRLEIVPQNQPIVNQPAPTRFQSEQPSTQQPNVQLSSVTPSSNYFLIYQQAPQNIQNYPPQQQVAPFVSNQNPSSTIPTTTLSPTTQPLPQVAVQTVSSKVPETLTSTNAFETLSTAKLVASTARTIVTTSNYRATQGVNRKLGTPTAIVQRPPLFPWTIRVVAPVGSITNVKINPTSTTRRPTTTRTRKSKPKRNRYDVCIDSCKGKKEPICGVPISGGHIDPRTLKGFPSVCHMACHNSFRKDTYEKLIDGRCGKLRSRIRIVESNKRLKRPELKKAEYIVENVGPKTIVEFTGLV; encoded by the exons ATGACGTATTTGTACGGGTCCACGCTCGTCGTTTTAACAC tGTTACAACTATGCCGAGCTGAGATATCGGACTCCATGCCAGATCCTTGGTATTCGGCAAATGTCATTAATGATGGATTTCAACCGAAGCCAATTTCGGAAATATTTTCTACCGAATCCACGTTTTCGTCTACAAATCCCATTATTGTTTTACCAAAGGCATCAAGTTCACCTCAGGAAGGGACTAGTCTTTTAACTACGTTGTCTCCATCGACTTTGAAAGTTTCAAGTGCTGGTACTACAGGAGATTTAACGGAAACACTATCTATTATATCATCGACACCATCAACTCCACTATATTCAACAGAAGAAACACCACAACGCAATCCGATCTCAGTTCAAGTACAAACAGAGATAAAAAGCCCCATTTTAGAATTAATACAGTCAGTTCAACCTATTCAGCCATTGCTACCATCCGCGTCTCCGGAGCAACCGATTCAACAAATACAAACAACAGACCCACTTCTGCCAGGAGTGCAATCTATTCAAACGACTTCGCCTCAAGTAAGCACTGTTTCGACGGGAATACCTATTCAACCAACTGAACAAACTCAACAGACCCGTCTTTCGCAAGCTCAAACTCAAAATCAACAAATCCGCTTAGAAATAGTGCCCCAAAATCAGCCTATTGTTAATCAACCAGCACCAACTAGGTTCCAATCAGAACAACCTTCGACTCAACAGCCAAATGTACAACTTTCATCTGTTACACCTTCATCTAACTACTTTCTTATTTACCAACAGGCTCcccaaaatattcaaaattatccaCCTCAACAGCAAGTTGCACCTTTTGTAAGCAATCAAAACCCATCGTCTACAATTCCGACAACAACACTTTCCCCTACCACACAACCATTACCACAAGTAGCAGTTCAAACAGTGTCTTCGAAAGTTCCCGAAACACTAACATCAACAAACGCGTTTGAAACACTTTCGACAGCCAAATTAGTGGCATCAACAGCACGCACCATTGTTACGACTTCTAATTACCGAGCTACACAAGGTGTCAACCGCAAATTGGGAACACCTACTGCTATAGTTCAAAGACCGCCTTTATTCCCATGGACGATCCGCGTTGTAGCCCCAGTTGGATCGATCACAAATGTGAAGATAAATCCCACAAGCACGACAAGAAGACCCACTACGACCCGAACCCGAAAGTCAAAGCCTAAACGCAATAGATATGATGTTTGCATCGATTCGTGCAAAGGAAAGAAAGAACCTATTTGTGGTGTGCCCATTTCTGGCGGACACATAGACCCGAGGACTCTCAAGGGTTTCCCGTCCGTATGTCACATGGCTTGCCACAATTCCTTTAGGAAAGATA CATACGAAAAATTGATAGACGGCAGATGCGGAAAGCTACGTTCACGAATTCGAATTGTAGAATCTAACAAGAGACTGAAGAGGCCGGAATTGAAAAAGGCCGAGTATATTGTGGAAAATGTCGGTCCGAAGACCATCGTTGAGTTTACAGGCTTAGTTTAG